In the genome of Acetobacter oryzifermentans, one region contains:
- the addA gene encoding double-strand break repair helicase AddA, producing MSISAQKALQKAISQANAQQALASDPSASVFVSASAGSGKTKLLIDRLLRLMLPRLAEDGSIQPGSSPARILCLTFTKAAAAEMSIRLQKRLGRWVTLLDEELDKELAGLYVPCTDETRRRARALFAEVLDLPGGMRIGTIHAFCQSLLRRFPLEASMNPHFTVMEETDASLALQSCVEAVLGQQKEGVISPLAGQISLGDFIFISGVLRKDERSASLLKLFVEAPHKAEAILCQILGLSPDILHGSTSEFLEKLCSDFPEEQNLREGFQILSKEGSEAIKRNAFSLLDWLALPASERARQWSVWRSGFLTKDGKLRSAGLISKKLSEKYSDIALYIQKEGERISRVEEQLRARKLAEMGSALLKMAADVSSLYTTQKARHGQIEYDDLIQRALGLLREPGAAWVMYKLDGGIDHLLLDEVQDTSPEQWRIAGDLTEEFFAGLGGRSEEEPPRTIFAVGDYKQSIYGFQGADPDSFREWRQKFKKRVQDAHLLWREPELTVSFRSTAPVLKLVDAVFAESDAAKGVVEEPGQIMEHITARPGEGGRVELWPLVETEDEEDSISPWEPAQGNATRQSSRQKLADAVAGYIFRQLNKKSLSRENPLTAGDVLVLVPRRSPFVGMLVRALKGHNIPVVTLVRTGLAEHLAVQDMLSLCAALLLPQDDLTLACVLTSPLGGVSDDSLMALATGREKGEPLWSALREHHTEQSDWKQAWNFLNGLFRQVDYLTPYELLSAALGPGGARARFLARLGPEAAEPIDELLSAAIRYQDQHPPSLQGFLHWMRHSEETVKREAEAGGDSVRIMTAHGSKGLQARLVILPDTVGLPRFEDRLFWAHDKTQNVDVPLYVPRNALSVGLTRSLKDVMRGRVVEEYNRLLYVALTRAADRLVVCGWKPGRNVPAESWYERCRVGFEKAGATEVDFQEGGWSGPMLLLEETPQEQLNSQKSRPSSVDNRMNVTSLPLWMGTAPLWKPILPEAESPLARPLAPSKPDDTMLGPLPPVRSPLDIAAVTPAKAREAAFRRGNLVHSLLQFLPNCSVEQQPAMAHQWLARAASGLSSHEATVLAQQVIAVLRLPELADLFDPTARAEQRLAGVAGGQVIVGQVDRLRVLPNKVLVCDFKTGRHAPRRVQDTPVLYLRQMAAYRALLQGIWPDRPVVCVLVWTEMPRADVLPDAVLDKHAPGILPTAVS from the coding sequence ATGAGCATATCTGCACAGAAAGCTTTACAAAAAGCTATTTCTCAGGCGAACGCGCAGCAAGCTCTGGCCTCGGATCCTTCGGCTTCGGTTTTTGTTTCAGCTTCTGCGGGAAGTGGTAAAACAAAACTGCTGATTGACCGCCTTTTGCGCTTGATGCTGCCGCGTTTGGCAGAAGATGGTTCTATCCAGCCCGGAAGTTCACCTGCCCGTATTTTGTGCTTAACCTTTACGAAGGCAGCCGCAGCGGAAATGTCTATTCGTCTGCAAAAGCGTCTTGGCCGTTGGGTAACATTGTTGGATGAGGAATTAGATAAAGAGTTGGCAGGGTTGTACGTTCCCTGCACAGATGAAACACGCAGGCGTGCGCGTGCATTATTTGCAGAGGTGCTTGATCTTCCTGGGGGTATGCGCATTGGAACAATCCATGCGTTTTGCCAATCTCTGTTGCGGCGCTTCCCTCTGGAAGCTTCCATGAATCCGCATTTTACAGTTATGGAAGAAACAGATGCATCCTTGGCTTTGCAATCGTGCGTAGAAGCTGTTTTAGGGCAGCAAAAAGAAGGTGTTATCTCTCCACTGGCAGGTCAGATCTCTCTTGGAGATTTTATTTTTATTTCTGGGGTTTTAAGAAAAGATGAGAGATCAGCATCGTTGCTAAAACTCTTTGTAGAAGCCCCTCATAAGGCTGAGGCTATATTATGCCAGATTCTAGGATTATCACCTGATATATTACATGGCAGCACCTCTGAATTTCTTGAAAAATTATGCTCTGATTTTCCAGAAGAACAGAATTTAAGAGAGGGGTTTCAGATTCTTTCTAAGGAGGGATCGGAAGCAATTAAAAGAAATGCTTTTTCTCTTTTAGATTGGCTTGCCTTGCCTGCCTCTGAGCGGGCAAGGCAATGGTCTGTGTGGCGAAGTGGTTTTCTTACAAAAGATGGAAAGCTACGTTCTGCCGGTTTAATTTCTAAAAAACTTTCTGAAAAATATTCTGATATTGCGCTCTATATTCAAAAAGAGGGTGAGCGTATATCCAGAGTGGAAGAGCAACTGCGTGCACGAAAATTGGCAGAAATGGGAAGTGCATTGCTTAAAATGGCAGCAGATGTTTCTAGCCTTTATACAACGCAAAAAGCACGACATGGTCAAATTGAGTATGATGATCTTATTCAACGTGCATTGGGACTTTTGCGAGAGCCTGGCGCCGCTTGGGTCATGTATAAGTTGGATGGAGGTATAGACCATTTGTTGCTGGATGAGGTGCAGGATACCTCTCCTGAACAATGGCGTATAGCGGGCGATCTTACAGAAGAATTTTTTGCTGGCCTTGGTGGACGAAGTGAAGAGGAACCGCCGCGGACTATTTTTGCCGTGGGGGATTATAAGCAGTCCATTTACGGGTTTCAGGGTGCAGATCCAGATTCTTTTCGAGAATGGCGTCAGAAGTTCAAAAAGCGTGTTCAGGATGCGCATTTATTGTGGCGTGAACCAGAACTCACAGTTTCCTTTAGATCAACTGCGCCCGTTCTTAAACTGGTTGATGCAGTTTTTGCAGAATCTGATGCAGCCAAAGGGGTTGTTGAAGAACCTGGGCAAATTATGGAGCATATTACGGCACGCCCTGGCGAAGGGGGGCGTGTAGAGTTATGGCCATTGGTTGAGACTGAGGATGAAGAAGATAGTATTAGCCCGTGGGAGCCAGCACAAGGAAATGCCACACGGCAAAGCTCACGCCAAAAGTTGGCAGATGCTGTGGCAGGGTATATCTTCCGGCAGTTAAATAAAAAATCTTTATCTAGAGAAAATCCTTTAACAGCAGGAGATGTTCTGGTTCTTGTGCCGCGCCGTTCTCCCTTTGTGGGGATGTTAGTGCGTGCGTTGAAAGGCCATAATATTCCAGTGGTTACGCTTGTGCGTACGGGATTGGCCGAGCATCTTGCTGTACAGGATATGCTTTCATTATGTGCAGCACTTTTGTTGCCGCAAGATGATTTAACATTAGCGTGTGTGCTCACATCTCCGCTCGGTGGTGTATCGGATGATAGTTTGATGGCTTTGGCTACGGGACGTGAAAAAGGAGAACCGTTATGGTCAGCACTTCGAGAGCACCACACAGAACAATCAGATTGGAAACAAGCGTGGAATTTTCTGAATGGTTTGTTCAGGCAGGTAGATTATCTTACGCCTTATGAGCTTCTTTCTGCTGCACTGGGGCCGGGTGGAGCACGTGCACGGTTTCTTGCACGATTGGGTCCGGAAGCAGCAGAACCAATTGATGAATTACTTTCTGCAGCAATAAGATATCAGGATCAGCATCCGCCTTCTTTACAAGGTTTTCTGCATTGGATGCGTCATTCAGAAGAAACTGTGAAGCGGGAAGCCGAAGCTGGGGGAGATTCTGTAAGAATCATGACAGCCCATGGTTCTAAGGGGTTGCAGGCTCGTTTGGTGATTTTGCCGGATACAGTTGGCCTTCCGCGTTTTGAGGACAGATTGTTTTGGGCGCATGATAAAACACAAAATGTAGATGTGCCTTTGTATGTGCCGCGTAATGCTTTGTCTGTCGGTTTAACGAGAAGCCTTAAGGACGTTATGCGGGGCCGTGTGGTGGAGGAATATAATCGACTGCTTTACGTGGCACTTACCCGTGCAGCAGATCGGTTGGTTGTGTGTGGATGGAAGCCAGGGCGCAATGTGCCCGCAGAAAGTTGGTACGAAAGATGCCGGGTTGGTTTTGAAAAAGCAGGTGCAACAGAAGTAGATTTTCAGGAAGGAGGATGGTCTGGGCCGATGCTGCTTCTAGAAGAAACGCCGCAGGAACAGCTTAATTCCCAAAAGTCCCGCCCGAGTTCTGTTGACAACCGTATGAACGTAACTTCGTTGCCATTGTGGATGGGAACTGCTCCGTTATGGAAACCTATTTTACCAGAAGCTGAAAGCCCACTAGCGCGGCCATTGGCGCCAAGTAAACCAGATGATACCATGCTTGGGCCGTTACCACCTGTGCGTTCGCCACTGGATATTGCTGCTGTTACACCCGCCAAGGCGCGTGAGGCAGCTTTTCGGCGTGGTAATCTGGTACATTCTTTGTTGCAGTTTTTGCCAAATTGCTCGGTAGAACAGCAACCTGCTATGGCGCATCAGTGGTTGGCACGGGCAGCAAGTGGTTTGTCATCGCATGAAGCCACCGTGCTTGCACAACAGGTTATTGCGGTTTTGAGGCTGCCGGAACTGGCTGATCTGTTTGATCCTACTGCACGGGCAGAGCAGCGCTTGGCCGGTGTAGCTGGCGGGCAGGTTATTGTGGGGCAGGTGGATCGTTTGCGTGTGCTGCCAAACAAAGTGTTGGTGTGTGATTTTAAAACTGGCCGCCATGCTCCCCGTAGGGTGCAGGATACACCTGTTCTATATCTCCGACAGATGGCGGCTTATCGTGCCCTTCTGCAGGGCATATGGCCAGATCGGCCAGTGGTTTGCGTTTTGGTTTGGACAGAAATGCCACGTGCAGATGTTCTGCCAGATGCGGTGTTGGATAAACACGCTCCCGGCATTTTGCCTACGGCTGTATCTTGA
- the addB gene encoding double-strand break repair protein AddB, with protein MKLATIPAHLPFLDQLAIRWIESANHDVEAIGEGIIVLPGRRAARALTEAFLRHMDGQSVLLPRIVPIGALDEAELGLSAGIGGELALDLPPAVASMTRLAVLARLVLQADKAFGTRPTLDQAWPLAKALADLMDEAEWSGVNLAERLPEAVQENFAEHWQIILRFLEIVTQAWPEWLRENGVMNPVARQVALLEAQADLWRKLAQQGDSTPIWAAGFTHVMQPTVKVLQAVLECPAGKVVLPGLDMMMAEETFLSLPDSHPQAGLSALLKNLEITRNKVQVWEGTGKGAERAAILARVLLPAEALDDWSHPGGAELENVYRLDAADQQEEAVAISMIMREAIEKPMHRVALVTPDRVLAARVATELARWGVLADDSAGSSLVDTPAAVLLRLVAQMVDSRFSPVSLLSVLKHPLVACGFSSGVCRATARLLERAILRGPAPPPGFAALCRVVSNALENLNERAKAKLEGGVTADRPFGPVALSVFMQRLAFCLEPVLGWELDAVEASVQAAQDLEQHCAPVPDLLAALIATVERLVATDEESASERLWRGEEGNMLASQLTELMLASEVLPPQPPVVLDGLLTAVLAPERVAMRRGGDPKSLHPRVLIWGLFESRLQTAETVILGGLSEGVWPPVVDAGPWMSRPMRQRMGLPSPEQAVGQAAHDFFASAAAADTVILSSARRREGAPVVPARWLTRLDAFLAGRNGYIPNHPALVWLNKLDQPLGPATPVAPPQPMPPVALRPRRLSVTEIETWIRDPYAIYAKHVLRLEVLPELEEAADASDYGMIVHKALERWVKTYGVAWPENAEKKLCDLFSASLQEHVLRPALRAWWAPRLTRIARWVVQAEEKRRSEHGVPRAILTEIRGRVSIMDAPGGKFDIVGRADRIELNADGHVIVQDYKTGTLPSAKDVWAGWSPQLPLEAAMIIRGGFKEVPEHSREISDLIYWRLTGGADPGEEVVVKTREALSLTDLAEQTWENLLLRVAAYDQPDQPYLSHPHPGREPRFADYARLARVPEWNSARKEDEE; from the coding sequence ATGAAACTTGCAACAATTCCCGCACACCTTCCTTTCCTTGATCAACTCGCCATACGTTGGATCGAATCTGCAAATCATGATGTAGAAGCTATAGGTGAAGGCATTATTGTATTGCCCGGCAGACGTGCTGCACGTGCATTAACAGAAGCTTTTTTGCGCCATATGGATGGGCAGAGTGTATTGCTGCCACGCATTGTGCCTATCGGTGCGCTGGATGAAGCTGAACTGGGATTGTCCGCTGGCATAGGCGGTGAGCTGGCATTGGACTTGCCCCCCGCTGTTGCCAGTATGACAAGGTTAGCTGTATTGGCGCGGCTGGTTTTGCAGGCAGATAAAGCATTTGGCACACGGCCAACACTGGATCAGGCATGGCCTTTGGCAAAAGCTCTGGCAGATTTAATGGATGAAGCCGAGTGGTCTGGCGTTAATCTGGCAGAACGTTTGCCAGAAGCTGTGCAAGAAAACTTTGCAGAACATTGGCAAATTATTTTAAGATTTCTAGAAATTGTAACACAGGCATGGCCAGAATGGCTAAGGGAAAACGGGGTTATGAACCCTGTGGCCAGACAGGTTGCGTTGCTTGAAGCACAGGCAGATTTATGGCGTAAACTCGCGCAACAGGGTGATAGTACACCTATATGGGCGGCCGGGTTTACACATGTTATGCAGCCTACAGTAAAGGTGTTGCAAGCCGTTCTGGAATGTCCTGCAGGTAAGGTTGTATTGCCTGGATTGGATATGATGATGGCAGAGGAAACCTTTCTTTCTTTGCCAGATAGTCACCCTCAGGCTGGGTTAAGTGCTTTACTAAAAAATTTAGAAATCACACGAAATAAAGTTCAAGTTTGGGAAGGCACAGGAAAAGGAGCAGAACGAGCTGCCATTCTTGCGCGCGTTCTTCTTCCGGCTGAAGCTTTGGATGATTGGTCTCATCCAGGTGGTGCTGAGTTAGAAAATGTTTACAGGCTAGATGCAGCGGATCAGCAGGAAGAAGCTGTTGCAATCAGCATGATCATGCGTGAGGCGATCGAAAAACCAATGCATCGCGTCGCCCTTGTAACGCCAGATAGAGTATTGGCTGCACGTGTGGCAACGGAACTGGCACGCTGGGGTGTGCTGGCGGATGACAGTGCAGGCTCATCCTTGGTGGATACACCTGCGGCTGTTTTATTACGTCTTGTTGCTCAAATGGTGGATAGCAGATTTTCGCCAGTTTCTCTTTTGAGTGTTTTAAAACATCCTTTGGTTGCATGCGGTTTTTCATCAGGTGTCTGCCGTGCAACAGCACGCCTTTTGGAACGTGCTATTTTGCGTGGTCCAGCACCTCCTCCTGGGTTTGCAGCTTTATGTCGGGTTGTGAGTAATGCTTTAGAAAACCTGAATGAAAGAGCAAAAGCCAAGCTGGAAGGCGGTGTTACGGCAGATAGGCCTTTTGGTCCGGTAGCATTGTCTGTTTTCATGCAGCGTTTAGCTTTTTGTCTGGAACCGGTTCTTGGATGGGAGCTGGATGCGGTAGAAGCAAGCGTGCAGGCAGCGCAAGATTTAGAGCAGCATTGCGCGCCTGTGCCAGACTTACTTGCTGCATTAATTGCAACAGTAGAGCGTTTGGTTGCAACTGATGAAGAAAGCGCATCAGAGCGTTTATGGCGTGGTGAAGAAGGCAATATGCTTGCCAGCCAGTTAACAGAGTTGATGTTAGCATCAGAGGTTTTACCGCCTCAACCGCCTGTTGTTTTGGATGGCTTATTAACAGCAGTTCTTGCCCCGGAACGCGTTGCCATGCGCCGAGGTGGAGACCCCAAATCTTTACATCCACGTGTTTTAATCTGGGGTTTGTTTGAATCACGCTTGCAAACAGCAGAAACAGTTATTCTGGGCGGGCTTTCTGAAGGTGTGTGGCCGCCCGTAGTAGATGCTGGCCCATGGATGAGCCGGCCTATGCGGCAAAGAATGGGGCTTCCATCTCCAGAGCAGGCAGTAGGGCAGGCCGCGCACGATTTTTTTGCAAGCGCAGCCGCCGCAGATACAGTTATTCTTTCCAGCGCACGGCGGAGAGAAGGTGCACCTGTTGTTCCGGCCAGATGGCTTACGCGGCTTGATGCTTTTTTGGCTGGCCGTAATGGGTATATTCCTAATCACCCTGCTTTAGTTTGGTTGAATAAGTTGGATCAGCCATTAGGGCCAGCAACACCTGTTGCACCACCGCAGCCCATGCCCCCCGTTGCATTGCGGCCACGTCGTTTGAGTGTGACAGAAATAGAAACTTGGATAAGAGATCCTTACGCTATTTACGCAAAACACGTTTTGCGCCTTGAAGTCTTGCCAGAGTTGGAAGAAGCAGCCGATGCATCTGACTATGGTATGATTGTGCATAAGGCGTTGGAGCGCTGGGTAAAAACTTATGGTGTGGCATGGCCAGAGAATGCAGAAAAGAAATTATGCGATTTATTTTCTGCAAGTTTACAGGAACATGTTTTGCGCCCAGCATTGCGTGCATGGTGGGCGCCCAGATTAACACGTATTGCCCGATGGGTGGTGCAGGCTGAAGAAAAACGACGTAGTGAACACGGTGTGCCGCGCGCTATTCTGACAGAAATTCGTGGGCGTGTGAGTATTATGGATGCTCCAGGTGGTAAGTTTGACATTGTTGGTCGGGCAGACCGTATAGAATTAAATGCTGATGGGCATGTGATTGTGCAGGATTATAAAACGGGCACATTACCCTCTGCCAAAGATGTTTGGGCCGGTTGGAGCCCGCAGCTTCCGCTTGAGGCCGCTATGATTATTCGGGGTGGTTTTAAAGAGGTTCCCGAACATTCAAGAGAAATATCAGATCTTATTTATTGGCGCCTAACGGGTGGCGCTGATCCGGGAGAAGAGGTGGTTGTGAAGACCCGTGAAGCACTCAGCCTTACCGATTTGGCCGAACAAACTTGGGAAAATTTGCTATTGCGGGTGGCTGCATACGATCAACCAGATCAACCCTACCTTTCTCATCCCCATCCGGGCAGAGAGCCGCGCTTTGCCGATTATGCACGTCTGGCGCGTGTGCCTGAGTGGAATTCAGCCCGTAAGGAGGATGAGGAATGA
- the tsaE gene encoding tRNA (adenosine(37)-N6)-threonylcarbamoyltransferase complex ATPase subunit type 1 TsaE, which yields MAREMILQDEDATIKLATKLAEYAQAGDAILLSGPLGAGKSLFARAFLRAFCQEPNLEVPSPTYTLVQSYESPLCIVSHFDLWRLGGPDELEELGWDEAREGVVLVEWPQKLEDLLPEDALNLEIHVLADGQRQARLSGWEERLKKIDMAGYGIGA from the coding sequence ATGGCCAGAGAAATGATTCTGCAAGATGAAGATGCAACAATAAAACTGGCCACAAAGCTGGCAGAATATGCGCAAGCAGGGGATGCTATTTTACTTTCTGGGCCGCTAGGGGCTGGGAAAAGCCTTTTTGCACGTGCTTTTTTGCGAGCATTTTGCCAAGAGCCTAACCTAGAGGTGCCAAGCCCGACCTATACTTTAGTGCAATCTTACGAATCTCCTTTATGCATTGTGTCTCATTTTGACCTCTGGAGATTGGGTGGCCCAGATGAGCTTGAGGAGCTCGGATGGGATGAGGCACGAGAAGGTGTGGTGCTGGTTGAATGGCCCCAAAAACTGGAAGACTTGTTGCCTGAAGATGCCTTGAATCTTGAAATACATGTTCTGGCTGACGGGCAGCGCCAAGCCAGATTATCAGGATGGGAAGAAAGATTGAAAAAGATAGATATGGCTGGCTATGGGATTGGCGCATGA
- a CDS encoding response regulator transcription factor, which produces MRILLLENNCTSSRAIFSALTKASFSVDMVQCDQEVIELLRNYDYGLAILHLQHPDIHGYDILSTLRSLKLTTPVIVISPVNNPEVKTKAFTVGADDYLTDPFDSTELTARIQAILRRVHGYAHPIVHIGNLTVNFNSHAVMVNNQPVHLTGKEFAILELLVLRKGIAQTKETFLNHLYGGRDEPDIKIIDVFICKLRKKLQTAGVGNLISTVWGKGYILNDPQAPKACVSMPTLSKPMEQSQSVSSRHASHPQHVAENSA; this is translated from the coding sequence ATGCGTATTTTGCTTTTAGAAAATAATTGCACCTCCAGCCGGGCCATATTTTCGGCATTAACAAAAGCCTCTTTTTCGGTGGATATGGTTCAGTGTGATCAGGAAGTTATAGAATTACTCAGAAACTATGATTATGGCCTTGCCATTCTTCACCTGCAACACCCTGATATTCATGGATATGACATTCTCAGCACATTACGATCTTTAAAACTCACAACACCTGTTATCGTTATCTCACCAGTTAATAATCCTGAGGTGAAAACCAAAGCTTTTACCGTGGGAGCTGACGATTATCTAACAGATCCTTTTGATTCAACTGAACTTACAGCGCGCATTCAAGCCATTTTACGGCGGGTTCACGGCTATGCTCACCCTATTGTCCACATTGGCAACCTTACAGTTAACTTCAACAGTCATGCCGTAATGGTCAACAACCAGCCCGTTCACCTTACCGGAAAAGAATTTGCCATTCTTGAACTCCTTGTATTGCGCAAAGGCATTGCTCAAACCAAGGAAACCTTCCTCAATCATCTTTATGGAGGACGGGATGAACCGGATATAAAAATTATAGATGTTTTTATCTGCAAACTTCGCAAAAAACTTCAGACTGCAGGTGTAGGAAATCTTATTTCTACGGTATGGGGCAAAGGTTATATTCTGAATGACCCACAAGCACCTAAAGCGTGTGTATCTATGCCTACACTCAGCAAACCCATGGAACAATCTCAATCAGTATCTTCCCGGCATGCTTCCCACCCTCAGCATGTTGCGGAGAATAGTGCCTAA
- the glmM gene encoding phosphoglucosamine mutase translates to MSRMKRFFGTDGIRGTANVAPMTVEIAQKLGQAAGLHFKRGDHRHSVLLGKDTRLSGYMIESAMVSGFLSAGMDVTLVGPLPTPAIAMLTRSLRADLGVMISASHNPFGDNGIKLFGPDGFKLSDQDESEIEALMEKDLTAYLATPEHIGRASRLNDAAGRYIESAKASFPRKLRLDGMKIVIDCANGSAYRVAPTALWELGAEVIRIGCEPNGVNINEKCGSTHPEALCAAVVKHKADLGIALDGDADRVLIADETGRLIDGDQILALIAQSWAREGRLVGKAVVATVMSNMGLERFLENLGLNLERTAVGDRYVVERMLERQANIGGEQSGHMVLTDFATTGDGLIAALQILAVLVQDGRPASEVCRLFQPFPQKLKNVRYKGVCPLDVDEVKSRQADVERKLAGRGRLVLRKSGTEPLVRVMAEAEDANLVDEVVDQMCDVLEQVRVPA, encoded by the coding sequence ATGAGCAGAATGAAGCGTTTTTTCGGAACAGACGGTATTCGTGGCACTGCTAACGTTGCACCGATGACGGTGGAAATTGCCCAAAAGCTGGGGCAAGCTGCGGGGTTGCATTTTAAGCGGGGGGATCACCGGCATAGTGTTCTGTTGGGGAAGGATACGCGGCTTTCTGGATATATGATCGAAAGCGCCATGGTTTCGGGCTTTTTGTCTGCTGGCATGGATGTCACGCTGGTTGGTCCGCTCCCAACACCCGCGATTGCCATGCTCACGCGCTCTCTTAGAGCAGATCTGGGTGTTATGATTTCTGCCTCTCATAATCCTTTTGGGGATAACGGCATCAAACTGTTTGGCCCAGATGGCTTTAAGCTTTCTGATCAGGATGAAAGCGAAATTGAAGCCCTAATGGAAAAAGACCTTACCGCATATCTGGCAACGCCAGAACATATTGGCCGAGCTTCTCGGCTGAATGATGCTGCTGGTCGGTATATAGAAAGTGCCAAAGCATCCTTCCCGCGTAAATTGCGGCTGGATGGCATGAAGATTGTTATTGATTGTGCCAATGGCTCTGCTTATCGGGTTGCGCCAACCGCATTGTGGGAGCTGGGCGCAGAAGTTATCCGGATAGGTTGTGAACCTAACGGCGTAAATATTAATGAAAAATGTGGTTCAACACATCCTGAAGCCCTATGCGCCGCAGTTGTAAAACATAAGGCGGATTTGGGTATTGCCCTGGATGGAGATGCAGACCGTGTGCTGATTGCAGATGAAACTGGCCGCCTGATTGATGGTGACCAGATTCTCGCTCTTATTGCCCAGTCTTGGGCGCGTGAAGGGCGCTTGGTAGGCAAGGCTGTTGTGGCAACCGTTATGTCTAATATGGGGCTGGAACGGTTTCTTGAAAATCTGGGCTTAAATCTGGAACGTACGGCAGTGGGGGATCGCTACGTTGTAGAACGCATGTTGGAACGGCAAGCTAATATAGGCGGTGAACAGTCTGGCCATATGGTGCTGACAGATTTTGCAACAACAGGAGATGGGCTGATTGCCGCTTTGCAGATTCTGGCGGTGCTTGTGCAGGATGGTCGCCCAGCTAGTGAAGTTTGCCGGTTGTTTCAACCGTTTCCCCAAAAGCTAAAAAACGTTCGATACAAAGGTGTCTGCCCGCTTGATGTGGATGAAGTAAAAAGTCGTCAGGCTGATGTAGAGCGCAAATTAGCTGGCCGAGGGCGTTTGGTGCTGCGTAAAAGCGGTACAGAACCTTTGGTACGTGTGATGGCAGAAGCAGAAGACGCAAATCTGGTTGATGAGGTTGTTGATCAGATGTGCGATGTGCTTGAGCAGGTACGTGTTCCTGCGTAA
- the folP gene encoding dihydropteroate synthase, translating to MTYVRLVEPLGLVYGNIAQAAIKQGDALPLCGGPVAFTYVRLIEGYQTIGLMPVQKVPQEWALELERITRSVPSVGLPAGLQIMGILNITPDSFSDGGKLASADEAILKAHEMVRAGATVLDIGGESTRPGSATVTPAEEWKRIGPVLVALKAELPSVAVSVDTRNSYVMQQALAAGAHIINDVTALVHDAAALPLLAVQDCGVVLMHMRGTPQTMAEHAVYEDVSIDVVRELAQRIEVAVQGGIARHRIMVDPGFGFAKNFEQNKQLLRHILLLTNLGCRVVFGVSRKRMIGNLTGETTPHLRDAGTQAASFPAMALGSTVLRVHDVKGMMQAVNVWREIYQS from the coding sequence ATGACGTATGTACGGCTGGTTGAACCTTTGGGGCTTGTCTATGGCAACATAGCGCAAGCAGCTATCAAGCAGGGTGATGCTTTACCTTTATGCGGTGGCCCGGTGGCATTTACGTATGTGCGTTTGATAGAGGGATACCAGACAATCGGCTTGATGCCTGTTCAGAAAGTACCGCAGGAATGGGCGCTGGAACTTGAGCGGATAACACGTTCTGTACCATCAGTTGGATTACCAGCAGGTCTCCAGATTATGGGTATCCTGAATATCACGCCAGATAGCTTTAGCGATGGCGGTAAACTGGCAAGCGCTGATGAGGCAATTTTAAAAGCGCATGAAATGGTGCGCGCTGGCGCAACCGTGCTGGACATAGGGGGAGAAAGTACACGGCCCGGTTCAGCGACAGTTACACCAGCAGAAGAATGGAAGCGTATTGGCCCGGTTCTTGTGGCTTTAAAGGCAGAATTGCCAAGCGTGGCTGTTTCTGTAGATACGCGGAATAGTTATGTCATGCAGCAAGCTTTGGCGGCTGGGGCGCATATTATCAATGATGTGACAGCTCTTGTGCATGATGCGGCAGCTTTGCCGCTTCTGGCTGTACAAGATTGTGGTGTTGTGCTGATGCATATGCGCGGCACACCTCAAACCATGGCAGAACATGCCGTGTACGAAGATGTGAGTATAGACGTGGTACGTGAACTCGCACAACGGATTGAGGTTGCCGTGCAAGGAGGCATTGCACGACATCGGATTATGGTAGATCCGGGGTTTGGTTTTGCAAAAAACTTTGAACAGAATAAGCAATTATTGCGGCATATTCTGCTTCTGACCAATTTGGGCTGCCGGGTTGTATTTGGTGTGTCCCGCAAGCGGATGATTGGAAACCTTACGGGAGAAACTACGCCACATTTGCGTGATGCCGGAACGCAGGCGGCATCTTTTCCTGCTATGGCTTTGGGTAGCACGGTTTTGCGCGTGCATGATGTTAAAGGCATGATGCAGGCTGTAAACGTATGGCGAGAAATATATCAGAGCTAA